GCCCCTTTGTAGCTCAAGCCCCCTCGTAGATAACAAGCTGATGTTGATGTTTTCACTTTCATCTCAGGGAAGCAGTGGCCTGAAGCTGTTCTTGTCTCTGGCAGTTGCAGGGCACGCTTggatctctgctgcagctcttctggTGTGTATGACGGTGACGGGTGGTTTTCAGGGATGTGATGGGCAGCATTGCAGCCTGGAGCGCTTGTCTGGCGGTGCTCAGGGGTGTAATGGCCTGCCGggttcctcctctgcctctgtccCAGGGCGGAGCTGTCCTGCCCTTTCAAGCAGCCCTTCCTTTCCTGGGCAGTTGATCCGTGCTGTGCTTGAGGGAGAGATCTTGGttgtggctgtgtcctgcctgcctcgGCTGGCAAATGCTGCGGTTGTGGTTGGCGTGTGGCCGTGGGGATCCTGGGGACAGGTAAgaatccttccttccccttgCAGGGGGATCTGTGCCATGCTCAGAGGCTGTGGCCTGCCCCGGGTTCCCAGAGAGCATTTCCCAGCCACTGGGCGCTGCCTGATGAggcaggcaaaggggaaaagatCCTGGGGAAGCCCCAAAGTCTCCGCTTGCTCTTTTTCCCTGCCAAGTACCCTGGAGCGAGTGCAGTGATCCCTGAGGATGAAGAGAGGCTTGGGATGAGGCGAAGAGACTTGGAGCCACCATTTTCCCAGAATgacacttctgctgaaaggtttGTCTAATGCTTGGTGCTTTTGTCCACCTGGGC
This sequence is a window from Hirundo rustica isolate bHirRus1 chromosome 4, bHirRus1.pri.v3, whole genome shotgun sequence. Protein-coding genes within it:
- the LOC120752183 gene encoding uncharacterized protein LOC120752183 isoform X3, which translates into the protein MQSGTAAPPVPVPTVRGSPGCEPGAVLLLDLPKMAAEKAGKVKDPEVRLAGCLRAILTTTRPEREFPRRFEGSSGLKLFLSLAVAGHAWISAAALLGDLCHAQRLWPAPGSQRAFPSHWALPDEAGKGEKILGKPQSLRLLFFPAKYPGASAVIPEDEERLGMRRRDLEPPFSQNDTSAESACSESECNLVFSKSPTST
- the LOC120752183 gene encoding uncharacterized protein LOC120752183 isoform X4, whose amino-acid sequence is MQSGTAAPPVPVPTVRGSPGCEPGAVLLLDLPKMAAEKAGKVKDPEVRLAGCLRAILTTTRPEREFPRRFEGSSGLKLFLSLAVAGHAWISAAALLLIRAVLEGEILVVAVSCLPRLANAAVVVGVWPWGSWGQYPGASAVIPEDEERLGMRRRDLEPPFSQNDTSAESACSESECNLVFSKSPTST
- the LOC120752183 gene encoding uncharacterized protein LOC120752183 isoform X5 — translated: MVVSSPGLFNEGSSGLKLFLSLAVAGHAWISAAALLGDLCHAQRLWPAPGSQRAFPSHWALPDEAGKGEKILGKPQSLRLLFFPAKYPGASAVIPEDEERLGMRRRDLEPPFSQNDTSAERKARLERGDLEEFSHSCLRLCCPVFVFLHCWRRDSFIWVFLFHPWGHRCFRLSLKEIPNGVCDSCC
- the LOC120752183 gene encoding uncharacterized protein LOC120752183 isoform X6, which codes for MVVSSPGLFNEGSSGLKLFLSLAVAGHAWISAAALLLIRAVLEGEILVVAVSCLPRLANAAVVVGVWPWGSWGQYPGASAVIPEDEERLGMRRRDLEPPFSQNDTSAERKARLERGDLEEFSHSCLRLCCPVFVFLHCWRRDSFIWVFLFHPWGHRCFRLSLKEIPNGVCDSCC